In Longimicrobiaceae bacterium, the DNA window CAGCACCATCCCCAAGTTCTACGGCGACAAGGCGACCATAAAGCCCGAGCGGGTGGAGCGCTTCCGCGCCGCCCTGGCGGAGACGAAGATCGCGCCGGAGAACGTGGTGGTGCACGGCGCGTACGTCCTCTCCGTCGCCACGGCCGACGAGGACAAGTGGGCGCGGGCCAGCGCGGGGCTCACCAAAGAGCTGGAGCGTTCCACCGCTCTGGGCGTGGGCGCCATCTGCTTCCACCCCGGCTCGGCCAGCGACGGCGACCGCGCGGCGGCGGCGAAGCGCGTGGCGAAGGCCATCACCGCCGCGCTGGAGTCGATCGAGAGCACCACCCGCATCCTGGTGGAGAACACCGCCGGCGCCGGGCAGACGCTGGGCCGCACCGCCGCCGAGGTGGCCGACATCCTGCGCCACGTGCCGGACCGCCTGCGCGAGCGTACCGGCTATGGGCTGGATACCTGCCATCTCTTCGCGTCGGGCTACGACCTGCGGGCGGGGAAGGACGCCGTGGCGGGCGTGCTGGACGAGTTCGAGGCGGCGACGGGCGAGAAGCCGCGCTTCTTCCACCTCAACGACAGCGAGGGCGGCCTGGGCACCAACAAGGACCGCCACGTGCTCATCGGCGAGGGCGAGATCAGTGCGGAGCCGTTCCGCTGGCTGGTGCGCGACGGGCGCAGTGCCGGCATCCCGTTGATCCTGGAGACGCCGCAGGAGAAGTACGACGTCGCGGACGACGATCCGTCGCCCGACCCGTTCGACGTGCGGATGGTGGAGCTGCTCCGTTCTTTCACGGAGTAGCGCGATCGACTCAGTTCTCTCGGGAGGCGTGAGATGCGATTGGAACCGGAGATGCGGGGCCCTGCGGCAGGTTCGCCGCGTGGCGGTACGGCGGGACGGAAGATGCGGGGCGGGACGATGCGAGTTCCGGCGAGGCGATGGGTGGCGATGCCCATCCGCCGCTCGTCTCCCGTGCTCGCAGCCGCGGCGCTGGCGCTGATGCTCGGCGGATGCGCGATGGGCCCCGCCGGACAGGCATCCGCGGGCGGCACGTACGGGGCGGGGGCAGGCGGGGGCGCGGCAGCGTCGTCGGAAGATGCGGCGCGGCAGGTGTTCGCGCTCGTCAACCAGCACCGCGCGACCCGCGGCTGCCCGGCGCTCCAGTGGATGCCAGCCGCCGCCCGCGCCGCGCAGATGCACAGCGACGACATGGCCGCCCGCCGCTACTTCGCCCACGACACGCCGGAGGGGAAGTCGCCCTTCCAGCGGCTGACGGAGGCGGGGGTGAATTGGCGCGCCGCGGCGGAGAACATCGCCATGCACCCCGGTGGCCCCGGTGCCACCGTGGATGGCTGGCTGCACAGCGCCGGGCACCGCGCCAACATCGAGAACTGCGGCTTCACCCACACCGGCGTGGGCGTGCGCGGCAGCTACTACACGCAGGTCTTCGCCACCCTCGCGCGGTGACGGACGAGCGCGCGGGCGGGGCGGAAGACGGCGCACCCGCCGTCCCGGAGGCGTTCGCGGCGCGGCGCGAGAACCGCCGCCGCTTTCTGCTGCGCCTGTACGAGTGCAGCGAGGAAGGCGCCAGCGAGTACCTGGACGGCTACGAGATCGCCGCCGAGCTGGGCCTGTCGCGCCAGGACGCCGAGCGCATCGTTCGCTACCACGAGGACCACGGCTTCGTGCGGAAGACGGGCACCGGCCTTACCCTGCGCATCACCGCCGGCGGCACCGACCACGTGGAGACCGGCGCGGCGGATTGAGCTGCGCGGCCCGGCGGCATCCCATCCCACCCATCCAAACGGCGGGATCACGCGTGAGGCATGTTTCGGTGAAGCCGCAGGGACGGTGAGGCCGGCAGCGTCGATGTGGTCTCATCTCCCGACCGTCCTGTCTTCAATCCACTCGTGACGCACGCACGATGATCCTGGGATCGCTCGCAGACTCGGCCCCGTACGAGTGCCTTTCGCCGCGCATGGCCGCCGGGCTGGCATGGCTGCGCGGCTTCGACCCCGCCACGCCGGACGGGCGGTACGAGATCGACGGCGACCGCGTGTTCGCGCAGGTCGCCACGTACGAAACGGGCCCGTCCACGCCCAAGCGCTTCGAGGCCCACCGCCGCCACGTCGACATCCAGCTCGTGGCCGCAGGCAGCGAGCGCATCCTCCACACGCCCGCCGCCGGCCTCGTGGTGGAGACGCCGTACAGCGGCGAGGCCGACGTCGTCTTCTTCGCCGAGCCGGGCTACAGCAGCTCGCTCCTGCTGCGCGAGGGCGACTTCGCGATCTTCTACCCGGGCGACGCGCACAAGCCGGGCTGCATGGCCGGCGGCAAGCACCAGGTGAAGAAGGTCGTCGTCAAGGTGCTTCTGGAGGATTGAGCGAGGTCTAGGCTCGGGATGCGCCGCTGAGCGGGGCCGAACCGTGCCGCCGGCCCAACGGCGAGATGCGGACGGAAGAGGGGCGGCGCTTCGATGGAAAGCGTCGCCCCTCGAGTTCGTCACGGTACGGCGCGATCGCCGCCGCCGGGCCTCATCCCCTTCCGCAATTCGTCCGCTTCCATGAAGTTTACCGTCCTCCGCATGCGGCGCCCCGTCTCGCCCGTGTTCCGCGGGCCAATCGGGGGCCTCTCGTCATCCGGGCCGGTCGCGTGATTCCGCCGGCCCGCCGACCGCCTCCCCACGAACGCTGCTCATCGATGCGAAAGCTGCTGATTCCCGCCGCCGCCCTGCTCGCCGCGGGCTGCGCGGATTCCACCCGTCCGCCCGTGCCCGCGTCCGTGATCGTGGCGCCCGGAAGCATCTCCATGGACGCAGTCGGCGCCACGAAGGTGGTGCATGCGTCGGTGGTGGACGACGGCGGCAAGGGCATGCCCGCCGCGGCGCTCACGTGGTCGTCCAGCTCGCCGGCCGTGACCGTCGCCCCCATGGGCGGCGACAGCGCGAAGGTGGCCGCGGCGGCGAACGGGACGGCTGCCGTCACCGCCAGCTCGGGCGGCGCTTCCGGAACGGTGGCCGTGCACGTGGCGCAGGTCCTGGTGGGGATCGCCGACCTCGCCGGCCCCCTGAACGGCGT includes these proteins:
- a CDS encoding deoxyribonuclease IV, producing the protein MKRFIGAHTIDNGGIDMAARRAGAAGMEALQIFSTIPKFYGDKATIKPERVERFRAALAETKIAPENVVVHGAYVLSVATADEDKWARASAGLTKELERSTALGVGAICFHPGSASDGDRAAAAKRVAKAITAALESIESTTRILVENTAGAGQTLGRTAAEVADILRHVPDRLRERTGYGLDTCHLFASGYDLRAGKDAVAGVLDEFEAATGEKPRFFHLNDSEGGLGTNKDRHVLIGEGEISAEPFRWLVRDGRSAGIPLILETPQEKYDVADDDPSPDPFDVRMVELLRSFTE
- a CDS encoding CAP domain-containing protein, with product MPIRRSSPVLAAAALALMLGGCAMGPAGQASAGGTYGAGAGGGAAASSEDAARQVFALVNQHRATRGCPALQWMPAAARAAQMHSDDMAARRYFAHDTPEGKSPFQRLTEAGVNWRAAAENIAMHPGGPGATVDGWLHSAGHRANIENCGFTHTGVGVRGSYYTQVFATLAR
- a CDS encoding YhcH/YjgK/YiaL family protein, coding for MILGSLADSAPYECLSPRMAAGLAWLRGFDPATPDGRYEIDGDRVFAQVATYETGPSTPKRFEAHRRHVDIQLVAAGSERILHTPAAGLVVETPYSGEADVVFFAEPGYSSSLLLREGDFAIFYPGDAHKPGCMAGGKHQVKKVVVKVLLED